A genomic segment from Neochlamydia sp. AcF84 encodes:
- the prmC gene encoding peptide chain release factor N(5)-glutamine methyltransferase, translating to MNTVQDILNLSTGYLAQKGIKNPKLQAEYLLCDALQLSRIQLYQQFDRPLEEQELKICRERLARRAKGEPLGYIHGKMDFYGCQISVNKDVLIPRQETEILVDKIVKQLEQVDVCGLHLWDVCCGSGCIGISLKRRFPLLEVTLSDISHQALELAKKNAKENQVEVHFLQGDLLKPFEGKKVDYLICNPPYIAEYEFAGLDPEVRDFEPRLALISGPTGLEMYQRLSEEMKACLAPLAKVWLEIGSSQGPSLCKLFSQSGWRNYRVDKDWAGLDRFFFLENE from the coding sequence TTGTTATGTGATGCTTTACAACTCTCTCGTATACAGCTTTACCAGCAGTTTGATCGTCCTTTAGAAGAGCAGGAATTAAAAATTTGTCGAGAGCGTCTGGCTCGCAGGGCTAAGGGAGAACCTCTTGGCTACATCCATGGAAAAATGGATTTTTATGGATGCCAAATATCTGTTAACAAAGATGTCCTTATTCCTCGGCAAGAAACAGAAATTCTCGTTGATAAAATTGTTAAACAGCTCGAACAGGTTGACGTTTGCGGCCTGCATTTATGGGATGTATGTTGTGGATCTGGATGTATAGGAATTTCATTAAAGAGAAGGTTTCCTCTTTTAGAAGTTACTTTGTCTGATATTTCTCATCAAGCACTTGAGCTTGCTAAAAAAAATGCGAAAGAAAATCAGGTGGAAGTGCATTTTTTACAAGGCGACTTATTAAAACCTTTTGAGGGCAAAAAGGTAGATTATCTAATATGTAATCCCCCATATATTGCCGAATATGAGTTTGCAGGGTTAGACCCTGAAGTGCGGGATTTTGAACCCCGCCTAGCTTTGATTTCAGGACCTACCGGTTTAGAGATGTATCAGCGTTTAAGCGAGGAAATGAAGGCTTGTCTTGCTCCTCTAGCAAAAGTGTGGCTTGAAATAGGAAGTAGCCAAGGGCCCTCTCTATGCAAACTATTTAGTCAATCCGGATGGAGAAATTATAGGGTTGATAAAGATTGGGCTGGTTTAGATCGATTCTTTTTCCTTGAAAATGAATAA
- the ffh gene encoding signal recognition particle protein → MLGALTEKMRGLVSKLAGAKKLTAENISDAVSEVRLALLEADVNYGVAKTLIKRVKEKALGDEVIKAVTPGQQFIKIVHEELVSLMGGGEAELKLEGKPPVIMLCGLQGAGKTTHSAKLARYLKKKGLCKKPLLAACDLQRPAAIEQLLTLGQQIEIPVFSLPAEKDPIKVARHALEKAKKEDFDVLIVDTAGRLHIDEELMLQLEEIKKVLQPSEIIFVANATTGQDAVNSAAEFNKRMAITGSILTMLDGNARGGAAISIREVTGAPLKFEGIGEKVDDLQVFNPSSMAHRILGMGDTINLVKKAQEHISEEEAKNLEQKIRSATFTYEDYLKQIQAVKKMGSLKSLLGMLPGMSALKSLEIDEKEFFKIEAIILSMTPQERAESEELSVSRRKRIAKGSGTGMEDINKLVKSFKQAKQFFKNMPNMKNLEKMMGGSLWR, encoded by the coding sequence ATGCTTGGTGCTCTAACTGAAAAAATGCGTGGTTTGGTTTCAAAACTGGCTGGTGCAAAAAAACTTACCGCAGAAAACATTTCTGACGCTGTTAGTGAAGTGCGTTTAGCTTTGCTTGAAGCTGATGTCAACTATGGAGTGGCTAAAACCCTTATTAAAAGGGTTAAAGAGAAAGCTTTAGGTGATGAGGTTATCAAAGCGGTTACTCCAGGTCAGCAGTTTATCAAAATTGTTCATGAAGAACTTGTTTCTTTGATGGGCGGGGGAGAAGCTGAGCTAAAGCTAGAAGGAAAACCTCCTGTTATTATGCTATGTGGGCTTCAGGGAGCAGGTAAAACGACACATTCGGCTAAATTAGCACGCTATTTAAAGAAAAAAGGACTATGTAAAAAACCTTTACTAGCAGCTTGTGATTTACAAAGACCTGCAGCTATTGAGCAATTATTGACGTTGGGGCAGCAAATTGAAATCCCTGTCTTTAGCCTTCCTGCGGAAAAAGATCCTATAAAAGTGGCTCGACATGCATTAGAAAAAGCTAAAAAAGAAGACTTTGATGTTTTGATTGTAGATACAGCAGGACGACTCCATATCGATGAAGAACTTATGCTGCAGTTAGAAGAAATCAAAAAAGTTTTGCAGCCTTCAGAAATTATATTTGTTGCCAATGCCACGACGGGACAAGATGCTGTTAACAGTGCCGCAGAATTTAACAAACGTATGGCTATAACGGGTTCAATTTTGACCATGTTGGATGGAAATGCTCGCGGAGGGGCAGCCATATCGATACGAGAAGTGACAGGCGCTCCTTTAAAATTTGAAGGGATAGGCGAAAAAGTTGATGATCTTCAAGTTTTTAATCCATCGTCTATGGCTCATCGTATTCTAGGTATGGGCGATACCATTAATTTGGTCAAGAAAGCTCAAGAGCATATTAGTGAAGAAGAAGCCAAAAACTTAGAACAAAAAATACGTTCAGCTACCTTTACTTATGAAGATTATCTTAAGCAAATTCAAGCGGTAAAAAAAATGGGTTCTCTTAAGAGCCTTTTAGGCATGTTGCCCGGCATGAGTGCGCTTAAATCTTTAGAAATTGATGAAAAAGAGTTTTTTAAAATAGAGGCTATTATATTATCTATGACTCCCCAGGAAAGAGCTGAAAGTGAAGAGCTTTCCGTCTCCAGGCGTAAAAGAATAGCGAAAGGGAGTGGGACAGGGATGGAAGATATCAATAAGCTAGTTAAATCATTTAAACAAGCAAAGCAGTTCTTTAAGAATATGCCTAATATGAAAAATTTAGAAAAAATGATGGGAGGATCCCTATGGCGTTAA
- the rpsP gene encoding 30S ribosomal protein S16 yields MALKIRLRQQGRHNRPFYRLVVADCRSPRDGKYVEAIGWYNPFATQVEQEFSLDAERAQHWLSQGAVLTDSAEALIKKSAPSLVRGLVDKKLALRAKYAAKRKARKKVSA; encoded by the coding sequence ATGGCGTTAAAAATTAGATTGCGACAGCAAGGCCGTCACAATCGTCCATTCTACCGTTTGGTGGTGGCTGATTGCCGCTCACCACGTGATGGAAAATATGTTGAAGCAATCGGTTGGTACAATCCGTTTGCTACACAGGTAGAGCAAGAATTTTCTTTAGATGCAGAACGTGCACAACATTGGCTCAGCCAAGGTGCTGTCTTGACCGATTCTGCAGAAGCTTTAATCAAAAAAAGCGCCCCTAGCCTTGTACGTGGTTTGGTGGATAAGAAACTAGCATTACGAGCAAAATATGCTGCTAAACGTAAGGCTCGTAAAAAAGTGAGCGCTTAG
- the rplS gene encoding 50S ribosomal protein L19: MRKHALVEMIQNEQLKKDIPNFRIGDTIRVHTRIIEGQKERIQVFTGTVIARKGAGLSETFSLHRVAYGEGMERLFPLHSPRIAKIEVVKEGQVRRAKLYYLRGTSGKASKVKGRVGFNRKSTAVEKEPVAANVASES, translated from the coding sequence ATGAGAAAACATGCTTTGGTCGAAATGATCCAAAACGAACAACTTAAAAAAGATATTCCCAATTTTAGAATTGGCGATACTATCCGTGTGCATACTCGTATTATTGAAGGTCAGAAAGAGCGTATTCAGGTGTTTACAGGCACAGTGATTGCCCGTAAAGGTGCAGGGCTTTCCGAAACATTCTCTTTACATCGGGTGGCTTATGGAGAAGGTATGGAGCGTCTATTTCCTTTACATAGCCCACGCATAGCAAAAATCGAAGTCGTAAAAGAAGGTCAAGTGCGCCGTGCTAAATTGTACTACCTTAGAGGAACTTCGGGAAAAGCTTCTAAAGTTAAAGGTCGCGTAGGTTTTAATCGCAAAAGCACTGCAGTTGAAAAAGAGCCAGTAGCTGCAAATGTTGCTAGCGAAAGCTAA
- a CDS encoding ribonuclease HII encodes MSELKKIGKRETKRLLSLTVFEEEARQQGYQVIAGIDEAGRGPLAGPVVAAACIIPVGLLIPEVNDSKQLSSDKRTELYNILTRHDAIHYGIGVIDSPTIDKINIYQATIAAMLRAVAQLSLEPHFLLVDGLKLPHPSIPTQKIIKGDTKSQSIAAASIIAKVTRDRLMIEYHQKWPLYGFDQHKGYGTAKHLEALNLHGVCPIHRQSFGPVRDQLGIKNAQFSLTF; translated from the coding sequence ATGTCAGAGTTAAAGAAGATTGGCAAGCGTGAAACTAAGCGCTTGCTTAGCCTTACTGTATTTGAAGAAGAAGCCAGGCAACAAGGCTATCAGGTTATTGCAGGTATCGATGAAGCCGGGCGAGGCCCTTTAGCAGGACCTGTAGTTGCAGCAGCTTGCATCATTCCTGTAGGCCTTTTAATTCCTGAAGTTAACGACAGCAAGCAATTATCCAGCGATAAACGTACGGAATTGTATAATATACTTACCCGCCATGACGCTATTCATTATGGGATAGGGGTCATTGATTCTCCTACTATTGATAAAATCAATATTTATCAGGCCACTATAGCGGCAATGCTTAGGGCAGTTGCGCAGTTAAGCTTAGAGCCTCATTTTTTGCTTGTAGATGGTTTAAAGCTTCCGCATCCTAGTATTCCTACTCAAAAGATCATTAAAGGGGATACTAAATCGCAATCTATTGCAGCTGCTTCTATTATTGCGAAAGTAACTCGCGATCGTCTGATGATCGAATATCATCAAAAATGGCCTCTTTATGGTTTTGATCAACATAAAGGGTATGGGACGGCCAAGCATTTAGAAGCACTTAATTTGCATGGAGTATGCCCGATCCATCGCCAAAGTTTTGGGCCAGTTAGAGATCAACTTGGCATAAAAAATGCTCAATTCTCCTTAACTTTCTAA
- a CDS encoding YicC/YloC family endoribonuclease, which produces MLRSMTAYGRGAIETALGRFTAEIQSVNRKHLEINVLLPKELMRFDAEIKKWISAQIGRGQITVKFSVVFNQTTPLNVVANLPLALKIQKAAEDLAFTLKLPVTHELTLKMLAEQPSILLFDEQMEDEELYREALSTAFEKAMQSFVEMKLHGGRPIFIDISQCLKTLHQDIEQIAYYAPQATKRYREKLAERLKEFSIGPREDEERLLREIGIYAEKIDISEEITLFQAHLKQFNDVLSSQKEAVAKKLEFILQELNREINTIGAKSSELEVSRRVVEIKSLLERIREIIQNVE; this is translated from the coding sequence ATGTTAAGAAGTATGACGGCTTATGGCCGGGGTGCTATAGAGACAGCACTAGGAAGATTCACCGCGGAAATTCAATCGGTTAATCGTAAACATCTGGAAATAAATGTATTACTCCCAAAAGAGTTAATGCGTTTTGATGCTGAAATAAAAAAATGGATTTCTGCCCAAATAGGAAGAGGGCAGATAACTGTTAAGTTTTCGGTAGTATTTAATCAGACGACTCCTTTAAATGTAGTAGCCAATCTCCCTCTAGCCCTAAAGATTCAAAAGGCTGCCGAGGATTTAGCTTTTACTTTAAAGCTTCCTGTAACGCATGAGCTAACATTGAAAATGCTGGCTGAGCAACCTAGCATCCTGCTATTTGACGAGCAGATGGAGGATGAAGAGCTTTATCGAGAAGCTCTAAGTACAGCTTTTGAAAAAGCTATGCAAAGCTTTGTGGAAATGAAGCTACACGGAGGCCGCCCTATATTTATTGACATTTCTCAATGCTTAAAGACTTTACATCAAGATATTGAGCAAATTGCCTACTATGCGCCTCAGGCGACTAAGCGTTATCGAGAGAAACTAGCCGAGCGTTTAAAAGAATTTTCCATAGGACCAAGAGAAGATGAAGAGCGGCTTTTACGGGAGATAGGAATTTATGCAGAAAAAATTGACATCAGTGAAGAAATTACTCTTTTTCAAGCTCATCTTAAGCAATTTAATGATGTCTTATCTTCGCAAAAAGAAGCTGTAGCTAAGAAGCTGGAGTTCATTCTTCAAGAGCTGAATAGGGAGATCAATACGATTGGGGCAAAATCTTCTGAGTTAGAAGTCTCACGGCGGGTCGTAGAAATCAAAAGCCTATTGGAAAGAATCCGTGAGATTATTCAAAATGTCGAGTAG
- the gmk gene encoding guanylate kinase has product MSSSTQQKGRIFIISAPTGTGKTTLVKRLVQELSNVKPSISYTTRKPRAGETDGVDYNFIDKNDFEFKIKAGELLEYVELYGFYYGTSRVWIEEQQQKGYHIVLVIDTQGGLKLKDRIQGTFIFLAPPSLEELRRRLLARQTESLSVIEERLSCVSREIEQGKKYDYKIVNEQLDVAYEALKSIIVAEMHRIH; this is encoded by the coding sequence ATGTCGAGTAGCACACAACAAAAAGGGCGAATATTTATTATTAGCGCCCCTACAGGCACAGGTAAAACAACTTTAGTTAAAAGACTGGTTCAAGAATTATCAAATGTAAAACCCAGTATTTCTTACACGACAAGAAAGCCTCGTGCTGGAGAGACAGATGGGGTAGACTATAATTTTATTGATAAAAATGATTTTGAATTTAAGATTAAAGCAGGGGAGTTGTTAGAGTACGTAGAGCTTTATGGCTTCTATTATGGAACCTCACGTGTTTGGATTGAAGAACAGCAGCAAAAAGGTTATCATATTGTCCTGGTTATCGATACACAAGGCGGGCTTAAACTAAAAGATAGAATTCAAGGAACTTTTATTTTCTTAGCACCACCTTCCCTAGAAGAGCTAAGGAGGCGCTTGCTAGCGCGTCAAACAGAATCTCTCAGCGTGATCGAAGAGCGTTTATCGTGTGTAAGCCGAGAAATAGAGCAAGGAAAAAAATATGACTACAAGATTGTTAATGAGCAATTGGATGTAGCTTACGAAGCTTTAAAAAGTATAATTGTAGCTGAAATGCATCGCATACATTAA
- the metG gene encoding methionine--tRNA ligase, producing the protein MQKKILITSALPYANGPLHFGHIAGAYLPGDVYARFQRLMQNDVLYVCGSDEYGIAITIGAEKAGRSPKEHVDIYHTINREFFKKLNIFFDNYSRTTWEGHQPLVQQYFLDLQANGYIEERVTDQLYSEVDKRFLADRYVVGTCPKCGFAQARGDECPKCGASYEATDLINPRSQLSEAPLVLRPTKHWFLLLDKFKDKLLKWMATKQWKPNVVNFIKSYIEDLRPRAITRDMSWGVPLPLPEAEQKALYVWFDAPIGYISASVEWAQKEGDPDLWKSYWCDPNTKLVHFLGKDNIPFHAAIFPAMTMGQNQPFKLVDELPANEFLNLEGRQFSKSDGWFIDLEEFFHHYTTDQIRYTLAANAPETSDAEFTWKDFQSRCNTDLLGKYGNLVNRVLVFAKNHCGGQMPAVQALESIDEEFLLNISKLANEVACCYETFKVRRASQLIMELAQLGNVYFDAKKPWKEAKNPDSKHAVATTIACCLECLKCLALISSPLIPESADKVWKLLGYASQLEKGNWVQILNTSIPAHQQLQTPEILFKKVEDEQIEKELNQLRALAEQAKKDHSSQMVYAPLKEMIEIEALQKLDLRVGVIKDAKSLPKSKKLLLLEVDLGFETRRIVSGISQQYQPQALIGKKVIVVANLKPATLMGTVSQGMLLAASDDKKLELLSIQDISPGAVVS; encoded by the coding sequence ATGCAAAAAAAAATACTCATCACTTCTGCTCTCCCTTATGCTAATGGGCCGCTCCATTTTGGACACATTGCGGGTGCTTATCTACCCGGGGATGTCTATGCGCGCTTTCAACGCCTGATGCAAAATGATGTTTTGTATGTGTGTGGTTCAGATGAATATGGGATTGCTATCACGATCGGTGCTGAAAAAGCAGGCCGGTCTCCTAAAGAACATGTAGATATTTATCACACGATTAATCGAGAATTTTTCAAAAAATTAAATATATTTTTTGATAATTACTCAAGGACTACATGGGAAGGCCATCAGCCCTTAGTTCAACAATATTTTTTAGATCTGCAGGCCAATGGCTATATTGAAGAAAGAGTTACTGACCAGCTATATTCGGAAGTCGATAAGCGATTTTTAGCCGATCGATATGTCGTGGGAACTTGCCCTAAATGCGGATTTGCGCAGGCACGAGGTGACGAATGCCCTAAATGCGGTGCTAGCTACGAAGCCACCGATCTTATTAATCCTCGTTCTCAGCTATCAGAGGCACCTTTAGTCCTTCGCCCTACCAAGCACTGGTTTTTACTCCTTGATAAGTTTAAAGATAAGCTTTTGAAATGGATGGCAACCAAACAGTGGAAGCCCAATGTTGTGAATTTTATTAAAAGCTATATAGAGGATTTACGGCCGCGTGCTATTACCCGTGATATGAGCTGGGGGGTTCCTCTTCCTTTACCTGAAGCAGAGCAAAAGGCTTTATATGTTTGGTTTGATGCTCCTATTGGATATATATCGGCAAGCGTTGAATGGGCTCAAAAAGAAGGCGATCCCGACTTATGGAAATCTTATTGGTGTGACCCTAATACTAAGCTAGTTCATTTTCTAGGAAAAGATAATATCCCTTTTCATGCCGCTATATTTCCCGCCATGACCATGGGACAAAATCAACCTTTTAAACTAGTCGATGAACTTCCAGCCAATGAATTTTTAAACTTAGAGGGAAGGCAGTTTAGTAAATCTGATGGATGGTTTATTGATTTGGAAGAATTTTTTCATCATTATACGACAGATCAAATTCGTTATACTTTAGCTGCTAATGCTCCTGAAACATCAGATGCGGAATTTACTTGGAAAGATTTCCAGTCGCGCTGCAATACGGACTTGCTAGGCAAGTATGGAAATTTAGTCAACCGTGTTTTAGTCTTTGCTAAAAATCATTGTGGTGGACAGATGCCTGCTGTGCAGGCTTTAGAGTCAATTGATGAAGAATTTTTACTTAATATAAGTAAGCTTGCCAATGAAGTCGCTTGTTGCTATGAGACCTTCAAAGTTCGCCGGGCTAGTCAATTAATTATGGAATTAGCCCAGCTAGGAAATGTTTATTTTGATGCTAAAAAACCTTGGAAGGAAGCAAAAAACCCTGATAGCAAGCATGCAGTAGCTACCACTATCGCCTGTTGTTTAGAGTGTTTAAAATGCTTAGCGCTTATTTCTTCTCCTCTCATTCCTGAGTCAGCCGATAAAGTGTGGAAGCTTCTAGGCTATGCTTCTCAATTAGAGAAGGGTAACTGGGTTCAAATTTTAAATACATCTATTCCCGCTCATCAGCAACTTCAGACGCCAGAGATACTATTTAAAAAAGTAGAGGATGAACAGATTGAAAAGGAGCTCAATCAGCTTCGGGCGCTAGCTGAGCAAGCAAAGAAAGATCATTCTTCTCAGATGGTTTACGCTCCTTTAAAGGAGATGATAGAGATTGAAGCGCTGCAGAAGCTAGACTTACGCGTAGGTGTAATCAAAGATGCAAAGAGCCTGCCTAAAAGTAAAAAATTATTGTTGCTAGAAGTAGATCTTGGCTTTGAGACTCGTAGGATAGTCTCAGGGATCAGCCAACAATATCAACCGCAAGCATTAATAGGGAAGAAGGTTATTGTAGTGGCTAATTTAAAGCCTGCCACTTTAATGGGAACTGTTAGCCAAGGAATGCTTTTAGCAGCCTCGGATGACAAAAAACTAGAACTTCTTTCTATTCAAGATATTTCACCGGGTGCAGTTGTTAGCTAG
- the rpmB gene encoding 50S ribosomal protein L28, with protein MSKICTVTGKKPARGYKYTIRGIAKKKKGIGLKVTGKTKRRFQPNLVSKRIWFGDEKRFVTLRLSTQALRTIDKVGVSTIIRRLRAQGHTV; from the coding sequence ATGTCAAAAATCTGTACTGTTACAGGAAAAAAACCCGCTCGTGGTTATAAGTACACAATCAGAGGGATTGCTAAAAAGAAAAAAGGGATTGGTCTTAAGGTTACTGGTAAAACTAAGCGACGTTTCCAGCCCAATCTTGTCTCTAAACGTATTTGGTTCGGCGATGAAAAACGCTTTGTGACTTTACGCTTATCTACACAAGCTTTAAGAACTATTGATAAGGTGGGTGTAAGCACTATTATACGCCGCTTAAGAGCTCAAGGCCATACCGTTTAA
- the sthA gene encoding Si-specific NAD(P)(+) transhydrogenase gives MEEMTVDLVVIGAGPAGQKAAIQGAKLGKKVIVIDKLPEPGGNCLYSGTIPSKSLREAIIDLTRFYERGFNSGEFALQEVSIPQLNQRLHKVIEEERSTVYRQLRKNGIRLINGTARFENPHMLIVMDEDYRLLHQINTEFVVIATGSKPRNPNNIPFDNDVIFDSTRLLGIEKIPSSLIVLGGGIIGSEYASFFAALGTEVTVIDKKDHILPSLDPEIGIILQTSLKDLGLRFLGNKEAAQIARINNKAYVKCKDGTEISADALLFALGRSAYVDGLHIENAGLSVNNKGYIPVNALFQTERPNIYAVGDVIGGPCLASTSMEQGRLAARHAFGVHHRLFPNLYPIGIYTIPEISSCGYNEDELREMGFRYEVGRAYYYEIARSHIVGSNTGMFKILFHAETLEILGVHIIGRSATEVIHIGQVAMSFNAKIDYFIDQVFNYPTYAEGYRIAALNGFNKISYKKYVDVK, from the coding sequence ATGGAAGAAATGACGGTCGATTTAGTGGTCATCGGCGCAGGCCCAGCAGGACAAAAAGCAGCAATTCAAGGGGCCAAATTAGGTAAAAAAGTAATTGTAATTGATAAATTACCCGAACCGGGAGGAAATTGCCTGTATTCAGGTACCATTCCTTCTAAATCTCTTAGGGAAGCAATTATTGATTTAACCCGCTTTTATGAAAGGGGATTTAATAGCGGGGAATTTGCTTTACAAGAGGTTTCTATTCCTCAATTGAACCAACGGCTCCATAAAGTGATTGAAGAAGAAAGAAGCACTGTTTATCGACAATTAAGAAAAAATGGCATTCGCCTGATTAATGGAACAGCCCGTTTTGAAAATCCTCACATGTTGATTGTAATGGATGAGGATTATCGCTTACTTCATCAAATTAACACTGAGTTTGTGGTTATCGCTACCGGCTCCAAGCCACGAAATCCTAATAATATACCTTTCGATAATGATGTAATTTTTGATTCAACACGTCTTTTAGGGATAGAAAAGATTCCTTCCAGCCTTATTGTATTGGGAGGAGGAATTATTGGCTCAGAATATGCAAGCTTTTTCGCTGCTTTAGGAACCGAAGTTACAGTCATTGATAAAAAGGACCATATCTTACCTTCTTTAGATCCCGAAATTGGCATTATTTTACAAACTTCCTTGAAGGATTTGGGATTACGTTTTCTAGGCAATAAAGAGGCTGCTCAAATTGCCCGTATTAATAATAAAGCTTATGTAAAATGCAAGGATGGTACAGAGATATCGGCGGATGCGCTACTTTTTGCCCTAGGACGGAGCGCCTATGTGGATGGCTTACATATTGAAAATGCGGGCTTAAGCGTTAATAACAAAGGGTATATTCCTGTCAATGCGCTATTTCAGACCGAACGGCCTAATATTTATGCCGTAGGAGATGTGATTGGTGGGCCTTGCTTAGCTTCGACTAGTATGGAGCAAGGACGCTTAGCAGCACGCCACGCTTTTGGTGTCCATCATCGTTTATTTCCTAATCTTTATCCTATCGGTATTTATACTATACCTGAAATTTCCAGTTGCGGCTATAATGAAGATGAGCTACGAGAGATGGGCTTTCGCTATGAAGTAGGAAGAGCTTATTATTATGAGATCGCCCGCAGCCATATTGTAGGAAGCAATACCGGGATGTTTAAAATCCTTTTTCATGCCGAAACACTAGAAATCTTAGGGGTCCATATTATTGGGCGAAGTGCTACAGAAGTTATCCACATTGGTCAAGTGGCCATGAGTTTTAATGCAAAAATAGATTATTTTATTGATCAGGTCTTTAACTATCCTACTTATGCGGAAGGCTATCGTATTGCTGCTCTCAATGGATTTAATAAAATTAGTTATAAAAAGTATGTCGATGTCAAATAA